A genomic window from Hyla sarda isolate aHylSar1 chromosome 10, aHylSar1.hap1, whole genome shotgun sequence includes:
- the LOC130294025 gene encoding axin-related protein-like, translated as MSSAGVLTCMPDSGRLFRETSLRPPVPGQETKNYKTEKFAMDPQHYEQQIKCKEDSLREAEGCAAQDSRFSRWGRSLNLLLDDQDGATLFRMYLEGQGLVDLLSFWFACNGFRAMDPAEPKTSKTAKAIYRWYVQNSQSVSGRLKPSTRAQVKDCVKNQQLNRTVFDQAQQEIQRAMEQEAFPSFLQSDICREYAHAIEDSPTPDSPGPGLPTLAEEEEYNGLHHTSTGLGAMRKINRAFTRVPPRSQRSHLRKTEPVFQYFAPAASINDSEISSDALTEDTMSVTDSSVDGIPPYRSKQREIHRSVSANGQVPLPFVPRTMRPPAEMMPTNPAEFAAKLTIALEKVKRQRDAEEKLEEKLQRLKEEEDKPEYDIPASSHEALPAASFDDDPQSILDDHVSRVLKTPANLSPRSQSPFIQRKAKGQATFGKGQSLTSSHLRPKAPPGMETPVTQNVEQRGSVSSQGARSYRKAEGCAPSHKLDDEGSSVGLTTPLSLEQEVERSHSVLQWVLESAKLMKKHHRDGSTSHCSELKKTSHRTASQPAHLFLQDTSMPPLNAPNTLDQLEEARRRLVEEKRVPKLHKNRCVQSATLKEKGKAVENLSSGFSTMKLSEELKSAKKMNNDQGQGGLAIVYYFCGERIPYMIRTKEPSLTLQEFKELLSKKGSYKYYFKKESQEFECNAVFQEISEEDAVLPLYEEKIICKVERAC; from the exons ATGAGTTCTGCTGGGGTGCTGACCTGTATGCCAGACTCCGGACGGTTATTCAGGGAGACTTCATTGCGCCCACCAGTGCCAGGCCAAGAGACAAAAAATTACAAG ACTGAGAAGTTTGCAATGGACCCTCAACACTATGAACAACAAATTAAATGCAAGGAAGATTCACTACGAGAAGCAGAAGGTTGTGCAGCCCAAGATTCCCGGTTTTCTCGATGGGGTCGCTCCTTGAATCTTTTGCTGGATGATCAGGATGGAGCAACACTCTTTCGTATGTACCTGGAAGGTCAAGGCCTGGTGGATCTTTTAAGTTTCTGGTTTGCCTGCAATGGCTTTAGAGCTATGGACCCAGCAGAACCCAAAACCTCAAAGACAGCCAAAGCCATATATCGTTGGTATGTACAGAACAGTCAATCTGTTTCAGGGCGTTTAAAGCCGTCCACACGGGCCCAAGTTAAGGACTGTGTCAAGAACCAACAACTAAATAGAACTGTGTTTGATCAGGCACAGCAAGAGATTCAAAGGGCCATGGAGCAGGAGGCCTTTCCTTCTTTTTTGCAGTCTGATATTTGCAGGGAATATGCTCATGCTATTGAAGACAGTCCCACCCCTGATAGTCCAGGGCCTGGACTTCCAACTCTGGCTGAAGAAGAGGAATATAATGGATTACACCACACTTCTACTGGTTTGGGTGCCATGAGAAAAATAAACCGTGCCTTCACACGTGTGCCACCAAGAAGCCAAAG GTCTCACCTGCGCAAAACAGAACCAGTATTCCAATACTTTGCTCCTGCAGCTAGTATTAATGACAGTGAGATTTCAAGTGATGCACTTACTGAAGACACTATGTCCGTAACAGATAGTAGTGT AGATGGAATCCCACCATACCGCTCCAAGCAGAGAGAAATCCATAGAAGTGTTAGTGCCAATGGTCAAGTGCCTCTGCCTTTTGTTCCT AGAACAATGCGCCCACCAGCTGAAATGATGCCAACCAATCCTGCAGAATTTGCAGCAAAACTCACTATAGCTTTGGAAAAAGTTAAAAGGCAAAgagatgcagaagaaaagttggagGAAAAACTCCAAAGATTAAAAGAG GAAGAAGATAAACCTGAATATGACATTCCGGCATCAAGCCATGAGGCTTTGCCAGCTGCTTCTTTTGATGATGACCCTCAGTCCATCCTTGATGACCATGTATCAAGAGTCCTGAAGACACCGGCAAATCTGTCACCTAGATCACAGTCTCCTTTCATTCAAAGAAAAGCCAAAGGTCAAGCAACATTTGGCAAAGGTCAAAGCTTAACTTCCTCCCACTTAAGACCGAAGGCTCCTCCAGGAATGGAAACACCTGTCACACAGAATGTAGAGCAGCGAGGGTCTGTTAG TTCACAGGGAGCAAGAAGTTACAGAAAGGCAGAAGGATGTGCCCCATCTCATAAACTGGATGATGAAGGCTCTTCTGTTGGGCTGACTACGCCACTTTCACTTGAGCAAGAAGTAGAACGCAGCCACAGTGTCTTGCAATGGGTCTTAGAAAGTGCAAAGTTGATGAAAAAACATCATCGTGATGGAAGCACAAG CCACTGCTCAGAGTTGAAGAAAACAAGCCACCGCACAGCATCCCAACCTGCACACCTATTCCTGCAGGATACTTCCATGCCTCCTCTTAATGCACCAAACACCCTGGATCAACTGGAAGAAGCCCGTCGGCGACTTGTTGAAGAGAAGAGAGTTCCCAAACTTCATAAGAATAG GTGTGTGCAGTCGGCAACTCTTAAAGAAAAAGGCAAAGCTGTGGAGAACCTCTCATCTGGCTTCTCAACAATGAAATTATCTGAAGA GCTTAAGTCTGCAAAAAAGATGAATAATGATCAAGGGCAAGGAGGTTTAGCAATTGTCTACTACTTCTGTGGAGAAAGAATTCCTTACATGATTCGAACAAAAGAGCCTAGCTTGACTTTGCAGGAATTTAAAGAGTTGCTCAGTAAGAAAGGAAGTTACAA ATATTACTTCAAAAAGGAGAGTCAAGAATTTGAATGCAATGCTGTGTTTCAAGAGATATCTGAGGAGGATGCAGTCCTGCCATTATATGAGGAGAAGATCATCTGCAAGGTGGAAAGAGCATGTTAA